A single region of the Ictalurus punctatus breed USDA103 chromosome 17, Coco_2.0, whole genome shotgun sequence genome encodes:
- the nos2b gene encoding nitric oxide synthase, inducible has translation MGKIIHDKMKELPVTQTKVKENRVSRCPMSAQMMKNFQNGSSHQDTLYHRAVKSQLCKPKMCEGSIMNPKTLMRSSAVSPPSTNELLTQAIDFINQYYKSFKTLKIDEHLARVNEVANEIDATGSYQLTPQELAFGAKQAWRNAPRCIGRIQWSNLQVFDARKCRTAKEMFQFMCSHIKFATNGGNLRSAITVFPQRTDDQHDFRVWNSQLIRYAGYQMEDGRIIGDPSNVEFTEICVQLGWTPKYGSFDVLPLILQANGEDPELFEIPPELVLEVEMEHPQHKWFKDLNLRWYALPAVSNMLLEIGGLEFTACPFNGWYMGTEIGVRDFCDTQRYNILEKVGRCMGLDTHNLSSLWKDEALVAINVAVIHSFQKNKVTITDHHSAAESFMKHMETELRLRGGCPADWVWLVPPMSGSLTPVFHQEMISYILSPFYYYQPDPWSTYVWKDQTKGLKKRKRISFNALAKAMVFSQILMQSALKKRVPCTILYATETGKSQTFAIKLKSMLSCAFNPRLLCMEDYNCQDLKKERLMMVVTSTFGNGDPPGNGESFQKQLMNLKKLQNNMRYGVFGLGSRMYPQFCAFAHAVDDKLAELGGKRVAPMGEGDEINGQEEAFSAWACNVFKAACEEFGVKGQLSGSERGLTETWDALRHRVQPDSSTLDCISALSALHSKTVFPMKLKKRKNLQSKESSRSTLLVELEVDCGREVLNYAAGDHVGVFPGNSHELVMGILKHLPNAPSTNQSVRLEYLPESGPGSEGWQTDSRIPACSLTQALTFLLDITTPPSQSFLRKLSQLTKKEDDQQRLLELASNFKCYSEWKAFRKPHVLEILEEFPSLELSAEFLLSQLPLLKPRLYSVSSSPGLYPHELHLTVSVVNYRTQDGKGPLHHGVCSTWLNTLKEGQTVPCFIHVSGGFHLPPDPTTPTLLIGAGSGIAPFRSFWQQRFHDMKKTDLKKSPMMLVFGCRGADTDHLYKEETFVMKENGTLKSITPAYSRQAGCPKVYVQDVLKKQLSEEVWEVLNQRSGHVYVCGSMNMARDVAHAIQEILVSRLGITLTQAGEYLGQLKVEKRYHEDIFGA, from the exons ATGGGAAAGATCATTCACGATAAAATGAAGGAGCTCCCCGTGACCCAGACAAAG gttaAGGAAAACAGAGTCAGCAGATGTCCGATGTCAGCACAAATGATGAAAAACTTTCAAAATGGTTCAAGCCACCAGGACACACTTTATCACCGAGCTGTCAAG AGTCAGCTCTGCAAGCCGAAAATGTGTGAGGGATCCATAATGAACCCAAAGACTTTAATGCGTTCTTCTGCCGTTTCCCCACCTTCCACCAATGAACTCCTCACGCAGGCCATCGATTTCATCAACCAGTACTACAAATCCTTCAAAAC CTTGAAAATTGATGAGCATCTGGCCCGTGTTAATGAGGTGGCCAATGAGATTGATGCCACTGGAAGTTATCAGCTCACCCCACAGGAGCTCGCATTTGGAGCCAAACAGGCTTGGAGGAACGCGCCCAGGTGCATCGGCAGGATTCAGTGGTCCAATTTACAG GTGTTTGATGCACGCAAATGCAGGACGGCTAAGGAAATGTTCCAGTTCATGTGTTCTCACATCAAGTTTGCCACAAATGGAGGCAATTTAAG gtcAGCCATCACTGTGTTCCCTCAAAGAACCGATGACCAGCATGATTTCCGGGTTTGGAACAGTCAACTCATTAGATATGCTGGCTATCAGATGGAGGACGGACGAATTATTGGGGACCCTTCTAATGTGGAGTTCACTGAG ATTTGTGTCCAACTTGGATGGACACCAAAGTACGGGTCCTTTGATGTGCTGCCACTGATCTTGCAGGCCAATGGGGAAGATCCTGAACTATTTGAAATTCCTCCGGAGTTGGTACTGGAGGTTGAAATGGAGCACCCACA GCATAAGTGGTTCAAAGATCTGAACCTCAGATGGTACGCACTGCCTGCAGTGTCCAATATGTTGCTGGAGATTGGTGGACTTGAGTTCACAGCATGTCCTTTCAATGGTTGGTACATGGGCACTGAGATTGGTGTGAGGGACTTCTGTGATACTCAGCGCTACAACATTCTTGAG AAAGTTGGACGTTGTATGGGGTTGGATACACACAACTTGTCATCACTCTGGAAGGATGAGGCTCTGGTTGCCATCAATGTTGCAGTGATTCACAGTTTTCAG AAAAATAAGGTGACCATCACGGACCACCACTCTGCCGCTGAGTCCTTCATGAAGCACATGGAGACTGAATTGCGCCTGCGTGGTGGCTGTCCTGCTGACTGGGTCTGGCTGGTGCCTCCCATGTCTGGCTCTCTGACCCCTGTGTTCCACCAGGAGATGATCAGCTACATCCTGTCTCCCTTCTATTACTACCAG CCTGATCCCTGGTCAACATATGTCTGGAAAGACCAAACAAAAGGACTAAAGAAACGAAAACGAATCAGCTTCAACGCACTTGCAAA GGCGATGGTCTTCTCTCAAATACTCATGCAGTCTGCCTTGAAAAAGAGAGTGCCTTGCACCATCCTCTatgctactgaaacaggaaaATCTCAGACCTTTGCTATAAAGCTCAAGTCAATGCTCAGCTGTGCTTTCAATCCCAGG CTACTTTGCATGGAGGACTACAATTGTCAGGACCTCAAGAAAGAGCGTCTTATGATGGTGGTCACCAGCACATTTGGCAATGGAGACCCTCCAGGAAATGGAGAG AGTTTTCAGAAGCAGCTCATGAACTTGAAAAAGCTGCAAAACAATATGAG GTACGGTGTTTTTGGCCTTGGCTCTCGCATGTACCCACAGTTTTGTGCTTTTGCCCATGCCGTGGATGATAAGCTCGCAGAGTTGGGAGGCAAACGTGTTGCACCGATGGGAGAGGGAGATGAGATCAATGGGCAGGAAGAGGCTTTCTCTGCCTGGGCTTGCAACGTGTTTAAG GCTGCATGTGAGGAATTCGGTGTTAAGGGCCAACTGTCAGGGTCTGAACGAGGTCTAACAGAGACCTGGGATGCTCTGAGACACCGAGTGCAACCTGACAGCAGCACCCTAGACTGCATCTCAG CCCTGTCAGCACTCCACTCTAAAACTGTGTTTCCCAtgaagctgaagaagagaaagaatcTCCAGAGCAAAGAGTCAAG ccgCTCTACTTTACTTGTGGAGCTGGAGGTGGATTGTGGGAGAGAGGTCTTGAATTATGCTGCAGGTGACCATGTAGGAGTTTTCCCAGGGAATTCACATGAGCTAGTGATGGGCATTCTGAAGCACCTTCCCAATGCTCCTTCCACCAATCAGAGTGTCCGACTGGAATACCTGCCTGAATCTGGCCCTG GAAGTGAAGGATGGCAGACAGATTCTCGTATCCCAGCTTGCTCTCTAACCCAGGCTCTTACATTCCTCCTGGACATCACCACACCACCTTCTCAAAGCTTCCTACGCAAGCTCTCACAATTGACCAAGAAGGAAGATGACCAACAGCGCCTGTTAGAACTGGCATCA AACTTCAAGTGTTACTCAGAATGGAAAGCATTCCGTAAGCCCCACGTCTTGGAGATTCTGGAGGAGTTTCCTTCCCTGGAGCTCTCTGCAGAATTCCTCCTCAGTCAGCTACCCCTGCTGAAGCCCCGCCTCTACTCTGTCAGCTCCTCCCCTGGTCTCTACCCTCACGAGCTTCACCTCACAGTGTCTGTGGTCAACTACCGCACCCAAG ATGGAAAGGGTCCGCTACATCATGGTGTCTGCAGTACATGGCTCAACACCCTTAAAGAAGGACAGACAGTGCCCTGCTTTATTCATGT ATCCGGTGGATTCCATCTTCCACCAGATCCCACCACGCCGACTCTCTTAATCGGAGCAGGAAGTGGCATTGCTCCCTTCCGCAGCTTCTGGCAGCAACGCTTCCACGACATGAAAAAGACAG ATTTGAAAAAGAGTCCTATGATGCTGGTGTTTGGATGTCGTGGTGCAGACACGGATCATCTTTATAAAGAGGAAACATTTGTTATGAAAGAAAATGGCACATTGAAGAGCATCACTCCAGCGTACTCTCGCCAGGCTGGTTGCCCCAAG GTGTATGTTCAGGATGTCCTGAAGAAGCAGCTTAGTGAAGAGGTTTGGGAGGTCTTGAACCAGAGGTCTggacatgtgtatgtgtgtgggagCATGAACATGGCCCGGGATGTCGCACACGCTATACAGGAAATCCTGGTTAGCCGTCTGGGTATAACACTCACGCAGGCTGGAGAATATCTGGGCCAACTAAAA gttGAAAAGAGGTACCATGAGGACATCTTTGGAGCATAA
- the mrps23 gene encoding 28S ribosomal protein S23, mitochondrial, translating into MAGSRLEKVGTVFTRVRDLMRSGVIKESKKPVWFDVYAAFPPKREPVYVKPVRRVQRKTEENVPEIFYKEDQIRAKFYELYGNGPKAFDLTKTNFVSTCQRFVEKYRELESRGDVKPEILLEETARALLADGVVLRRRGGERAVAAETRNPVLSMKLTDMLAEQQKDTDNATHTPEERIHAGPTDSSNTL; encoded by the exons ATGGCTGGAAGCCGACTTGAGAAGGTCGGAACTGTTTTTACTCG GGTTCGAGATCTTATGCGCTCTGGAGTCATAAAAGAGTCGAAGAAACCTGTTTGGTTTGACGTCTATGCCGCGTTTCCGCCGAAGAGAGAACCCGTCTACGTGAAGCCAGTGAGACGGGTGCAGCGGAAAACAGAGGAGAATGTGCCTGAAATCTTTTACAAGGAGGACCAAATACGAGC GAAATTCTATGAGTTGTATGGAAATGGCCCTAAAGCGTTCGACCTCACAAAAACCAACTTTGTGTCGACCTGCCAGAG gtTTGTGGAGAAGTACCGTGAATTGGAGAGTAGGGGAGATGTGAAGCCGGAGATTCTGCTTGAGGAAACGGCAAGGGCTCTTCTTGCCGATGGCGTTGTGCTCAGGAGGAGAGGTGGTGAACGTGCT GTGGCAGCAGAGACACGCAATCCTGTTCTGTCCATGAAGTTAACAGACATGTTGGCTGAACAACAGAAAGACACAGATAATGCAACACACACTCCGGAGGAGCGCATACACGCCGGTCCCACCGACTCTTCAAACACCTTATAG